The nucleotide sequence ACTGGGCGGTTTGACCGAATCAGAAACCCATCAGTTTAGTCTATTTGAAGACCTTGAACGCGATGAACATGAGTATCAGTTATTGGCATCCGTGGATGAAATCAAATACCGCTATGGCAAAAATGCAGTGAACCGAGGTTCATCACTCAATAAAGAATCGACAATTCGTGACCGAAATACGTTTGTTGGAGGTCATCATGAGTAAATATGTTGATCGGGGTATCATCAAATGGTCACCGTTTGATGGGTTGGCAGGGTTCAATGATATGTTCACAGAACTCAGAAATCGTTTGACACGCATGGATAAGCCGATTTTGTTGGATGACCGCTTGGAAGAACTGGATTTGGCCCTCCAAAACGCATCCGAAAACAACCAGCAAGTGCTCATCGAATATTACTACGATGGGCATGTGAGATACACGGAAGGCACCATACTTAAAATTGATCGCATTCATCACCGTATTTTGATGGATACGAAACAAACACTTGGGATTGAAGATATCTTAAATATCCATGAAATACAGGCTGAATGAGCCTGTATTTATTTTTTCAGGTTTACAATTTGAGCGAATAAGCGTATAATTACACTTAAATATTTAGAGGTAATTTATGAAAAAAATCGCTATGCTTGGACCTAAAAACACCTATTCAGAGGTGGCTGCGAAGGTCTATCAAAATCATACAAAAACAACCTATACATTCAGCTATCAAAAGCGTATTGCTGATGTGTTTGAAGCGATGAACACTGATACAATTGGAATCATCCCCATTGAAAATACACTAGAGGGCTATGTTCAACAGCATTTGGATTATTTGTTAGAGTATCCCACGTATACAATCACTCAAGAACTGAGACTCGATGTCGCTTTTACTTGTATTAGTCATGTACCACTAGCATCCATTGAAACGCTATATGTACAATACGCTACCAAAAATCAATGTCAAAAATTTATTGCAAAACTCGATGGCGTGAATCTCGTCGTGACAGATAGTAACTCGCAGTCATATGAGGCATATTTAAAAGATTATAGTAGTGCAGTAATCATTCCAAACCATATCTATGAAGAAGGAATGGCACCATATGACTATGTAAATATCACCGATGAGTCTCATAACCAGACACGGTTTTGGATCATTGAATCTAAAGAACGATTAGACGCAACGTATGAAGATTACAAAATGGCTATGGTCTTCACGCCAAGGGTGGACAGACCAGGGCTATTGTTATCCATCGTTGAAGCGTTCGCAAAAGCCGAAATCAACCTCATTTCAATCATGTCTAGACCAACCAAAAAAGCGATGGGGACGTATCATTTCTTCATTGAATTGGAATGTAAGTTGTCACAAGTCTCTCAAATTAAAACGATTTTAAAAACATTATCAACAGCGATGGATGTCAGGTTATTGGGGATATTCCCAGACTTGTCAGCTTAAACAGGATTGATGTTAGGATAGGTGATAAGATGATAACAGCGATTTTATTAGGGGCGGGTAACCGAGGTGAACACGCCTATGGACCGTACGCGTTGCAGCATCCAGATGAGATTCAATTTGTTGGTGTAGCAGATGCCAATGTGGTGCGTTTAAACTCTTTTTCTAAGAAGCACAACATTCCTCAAAATCGACAATATACAGATTACAAAGATATACTCAATGAACCAAAAATGGCCGATGTTTGCTTCATATGTCTTCAAGATCGCATGCATTATGAACCAGCACTCAAAGCCATTGAACTTGGGTATGATCTATTCTTAGAAAAACCGATGGCTGTTAGCGCAACTGAAGTCATTGAGATTTTTAATCATGCACAAAAATACAAGAAAAATGTCATGGTCGGTCATGTGTTAAGATATACCGACTTTTTCAACGCAATCAAACAAATCATTGTGTCTGGTGAAATTGGTGAAGTTGTCACGATACAACACAATGAAAATGTATCTTATTGGCACCAAGCACACAGTTATGTTCGTGGCAATTGGCGAAATGTTGAGACAGCGTCACCTATGATTCTAGCGAAATCATGTCACGATATGGATATCCTTTCTTGGTTGATTCAATCGAAACCTACCAAAGTCGCTTCATTTGGAAGTTTAAGTCATTTTAAAGCTTCAACCATGAACGACGTACCGAAACGTTGTATGGATGGCTGTCCACACCAGGAAACCTGTCCATATTTCGCACCCAAGGTCTATTTGAATGCACCGGATTGGATGAAATTGCCTGTTTCAGATGATATATCCGATTCAGCGATATTAGAAGCACTCAAAACGGGTCCTTATGGCCGTTGTGTGTACCGCTGTGATAACGATGTGGTCGATCACCAAGTGGTATCGATTGAATTTGAAAATCAAGCAACCGCTAGTTTTACGATGACCGCATTTACCCATGAAAATACCAGAACCATCAAAGTGATGGGGACCAAAGGGGAAATCCGTGGCCACATGGATAAAAATACCTTAGAGGTATATACGTTTGGCAACGAACGACCAAAACGCATCGATCTCAATCATAGTCAATATGGTCATGGCGGTGGAGACCAAGGCATTATGGCAGCGTTTGTTCAACTCATAAATCAAAAGAAATTTGATTTACCAAGCCTTGAAATTTCGACACAAGCCCATTTGTTGGCATTTATGGCTGAAACCGCTCGATTAGAAGGGCGTGTTGTAAAATTCGACGAATTTACGAAGGTCAAACCATGATTCTTTTTCAAACTGCCAACAAAAAGACACGCTTAAGCGCTATCGAATTATCGATTAGAACCTTCAAAGCCAATATGGGAGAACAGTTTACCCTGTTGTTTAGCCATCATAATCGTAAACACATGTTTTTAGCACTAGACGGCCAAAAAGTGGTTTCGATGGTCAATTATTATCCGTCGCGAATTACACTGAATGGCATTCAATTCAATGTCGCATCGATAGGGTCGGTTTGTACAGATACGGCGTATCGTGGACAAAACCTCGCTTCAAAATTATTGATAAATGCAGAACAAGCCATGATTCAATCATCCATCGATTTTACCATCATTTCGGGTTCTGGTGGGATTTATGAAAGATTTGGTGCACGTGATGTGGGATACAATCATGAGTATTTGATACCAATTGAACAATTTCCAAAAGATGAGAAGATGCATATTAGAGTTTATCAAGACAGCGATTTTGAAGATATCTACGCGTTTTATCAAAACGAAAGTCATCGATATCTACGAACCAAAGCAGAATTCAAACAATTATTAAAATCACAAACTGTCGCAGATACTTATTGTACCTACCCTGTAGTCGTGATAGAAAAAGAACGACGTATTGTCGGATATGTTATTTTAAATCACTATGAAGATGCGAAAGATTTGTGGGTTAAAGAATTTGCTGGAAATAGGAGGACTTTTTACAATGCCATACAGGCGTTGTTAACCTTTTTCAAAAAGACAGAAATCCATTTGGTGGTATCTGCCATCGATCCTTTAAATGAGTTATTTAGCACAAAACCTCATAAAATCATTACTCAAGAAGCCAGTATTAAAATCATCCATAGGACTGACTTCGTGTCAAAAATTAACCACTATTTTTCAAAACAAAAAGCAGACTATGAATTGTCTATTTCAGGTGCTTTTTATGTGTTGAAAGGTCAACAAAAAAGACATCAATTGAACGATGATGAATTGTTATTACTCATTTTTAGTGGTCAGAACAGTAGTGAAATATGGCATAAACAGGAGATTCAATCGATGGGTTTTCCACTCCCATTACCGTGGTCTCATAATTTAAACTATCAATAAAAACTATATACTATGTATATAAATTTCAAATATTTGAATAAAAAACATATAATAACATCTAAAACAAGATGTAAATACATATTTTTCTAATACTTTAGTTTTTAAAAAAAGGGCTGTCAACGACAGCTCTTTATTGTTATATACCTCGACCACCACTGCCACCACCACCGCCACGGATTTTGATGACTGTGAATCCACCACCGAATCCCAATAAAACGACGATGAGTGCGATACCCCAACCTGACCCTATGTTCAAGCCATTGATGGAAAGAATACTGAGTATCAAACCTAAGATGTCGGTTGAACCAGTATCTTCATGGACATAAGGTGCATCCATCATATCATCATAAAATTCATCCATATCATAAGGTAGTGGTTCTTCACCATAAACTTTATCATACAGTAAATTGAGTAGCTCATATTGGAATTGCATCAATTTCATATCGATGATGCCATAATGAATATCTGCGTAAAAATAATTCTCACGCATCATATTCATTTCAGTCGGGGTCAAATATTCTTCTAAACCATAACCAGGTTCCATTTGAACTTCAAGGATATCTTGATAAGTGATCCCGTCATCAACGTACTCATTGACGAATATCAGCACCAAAAGGCCCATGTCGGTGTCTTTATTACCAGGTGCCCACTGTTCAAATATTTCTACACGGTCATAATCTGCAATCTCACTCACATCCTGTACTAAGAAAGTTGCGTACACAATTTGAATGTCACCATATTCTTCATATAGATAACGATTTTGGGCCGTAATCAGCCGTTCTGTGTATTGCATGAGTGATTCTGCGTAATCATTGACATAGTAACGAAACGTTGGATCTGGGTATTTGTTTTGCTTACAGGAAACAAGCAGAAGACTGAAAGCGGAAATGAATAGCCATTTCCAAAGGCGTTTCATCCCTAATCACCAAAATTGATGTCTGGTACTTCACCGGCACCATCATTGATTTTCCAATAGGTTTTGCTGGTATCAAAATTAAACATTTGAACAAATAAAACCCTTGGGAATTGACGGGCCGAACGGTTATAAGTTTCAACCGATTCGTTGTATCTTAAACGCGCGGTACTCAATGCGGATTCCATGGAACTGATTTCAATCATTAAACTGATATATACTTGATTCGATTTGATTTCCGGGTTGTCTTCGACGATTGCTAATAAAGCGTTGATGGCTTCAACTTGTAAAGCGTCGGCTTCAGCCATGCCATCCGGATCACCTGCGAGTTTCGCAGCAGCGTAGGATGTACGCGCTTCAGTAATCATGGTGAAAATCGATTGTTCAACCGCTGTGTATCCTTCGACGACGTCGACCAGTTGATCAATCTTGTCTGTTCTTTCTTGTAGTCTATTATCGATTTGTGCCATACGTCCATTGATAGATTCATCTAAATCAACCAAACGGTTGTAGCCAACCATAAGTGTGATTCCTGTGATAACGATGAGTAAGCTAATGAAACCTGCCAACCCTAAAATAATGCCTTTTGAACCCATAGATTATCCCTCCCACGTGATAACAAATTTTTATACATTATACATCGACTTTTTCACTTTATCAAACGATTGGTCACAGATATTGAGAATATTATTAAAAAAATATTAAAATCGCGTCTAAATAACAAAAAAATAGCCTTTTTAGGGGCTATTTTGATTTGTTTTTTTGTAATACCAAGATTTTAACTTCACCAGCACCCATGAAGAAATATGGGTTTTGGTTTTCATCGAATTCATAGAACATTCTAGGGCCGGATTCATGCATCGCATACAAGATACGACCTTCATTCTGATTTAAATCGAAACGCTTGCGAATCGGTCTTAAATCAATCTTCACGTGTTGTGCATCAAATGGATTGGCATTACCTACGATGATGAGTACTTCATCTTTCGCTTCGTAAGCAAATCCCACTGGATTATACCCTTCTAGGAAGCTGATCGGGATGTAGTTTTTCTTATCGGTGATGACATTGATGTATTTCTTACGAATCGGTTTAACTCTTGCAAGATTATCTGGAATGTCGTTATGCATGTGATTTAAATAATGTAACGCAAACTTATCGAACAACGCTAACTTCATGTAGAATGGGTCATCAGCTGGTAACATATAGAGTTCGTTCGGTCGTGGGTCAATCCCTGTATTCATCGGTTGACGTTCATAAACTTCTTGACCAGAGTTGATGAATGGTACACCATTTGGCATAAACATATTCATGACAGTTAAGAACTTGGATAGGTTTTGTCCCCCATCACGTGCGGCTAATCTAGGGGTATCGTGGGTTTCACCACAGGCAAATACGGCACAATCTAAATCCACACTCTTATAATAGAAGTGATGGAGTTTACCTTCCCAAATATGAGGTTGCATCGAGAAACCATTACCGATGATCATGTTGTAACCCAAACCTCTCGCAAACTTCGCGTTGTCGACATTGAGTTCTTCAGCAATAAATGCGAAATCAGGATCCACTTCACGCGCGGTTTTAATGATTTGGTTGACCAATTCCTTAGGTAATGCATGTCCCATATCGATTCTCGCACCATCAATACCATAGGTTTTTTGATAGTGAGGGATGATGTTGGCTAAGGTATCCCACAACTCTTTGTTGGGCTTATGTCCAGGGTATAAATTGGATTTGATGGTATCAAACAAAATGTAAGGCGCGACATTCTTATCTTCTAAGAATTTAGAGGTTTCAATTGGATGGTCAAGATACATTCTAAAGAACGTCACATCGGTCCAAGGTGGTTGAATATCATTGATATGATCAGAGAACGCTGGGGCGATGGTCAATCCAAAGTGTTTGTCTACCAATTCAAGGATAGAACCACCTTTTCTTGCGTATTCTTTCTTGAGTTTAGCCCAAAGTTCCTTGTTTTGAGTCTTTGGATCAAATTGGAAACGACGGATGTGTTCTAAGACTTTCTTACTCTTATACACCGTCGGCATATATTTCATGGTAGGTGATACAGTTCGATCATTGATTTCATCCACATATGGTGGGTTATATACCGCTAAATCCGAGGATTTAATCCAGTAGAACCAATCTGGATGATCAATAATGAGGTCACTTTCGGTGGCGTTGGTTCTTGGAATGATATCAATCATCACACGCATACCCAATGTATGAGCGGCTTCAACCAAGGCTTGGAATTGGTCATCGAGTGATAAGGCTTCACCAACCATAGGGTCGGCTAAACTAGGGTCTAATTCAAAGAAGTTTGATACACCATAAGGTGAACCCAATTCACCTTTTTTGTTTTTCAATGAGAATTTGGAAATCGGTAATAAGTAGATGGCATCGACACCCATTTTATCGAGTAATGGGAGTAGGGCTAACGTCTTGATGAATGTACCGGTTTCTTTTAAATGGTAAATATTGTTTTCATCGACATAACCGTTACGGTCATGGTCCCATGTGGTGGACGTACGAATCATCATGGAATAGACGGTGGATTTTAAAATCCAGTCACCACCCATATGCTTTTTCGCAATCTTCGCTTCTTTGAGTTGAGACAAAGAGGCTACTTCATGGCTTTCATAGTGTTTTAATAAGACTTGGTCGATTAGATCCACCAAAAAATCATAGGGGTTCACCAAGTGTTCCCCGTTATTCAAAATCGATAATGACGAATGACCAAACAAATTAAACATTTCAGGTATTGCATAATTGAGTGGATAGTTTGGTTTATTGGCCACTAACGCTTCGCGTAGTTTTAATAGTTTTGACATATAGTATCCTCACTTTACCATACTTCATTATAGCATGGCTCATTTACATTTAACATTGTTAAGGCGAAAAGAAGAAAGCGTTTACACATAGAAAGCATCAAAAAAGATGGCGAACCATCTCTTTATTTAATGATTAAGGATTTTCCAGTCATTTCGGCTGGTTGTTCAACCCCAAGTAAGTCTAACATGGTTGGTGCGACATCACACAATGCGCCACCATCACGTAGTTTTAAACCTTTCTTAGTAACAACCACCGGGACTAGGTTAGTGGTATGTGCAGTATGAGGTTTACCAAACTCATCGCGCATTTTTTCAGCGTTACCATGGTCTGCTAAGACGATGGCTGTACCACCGATTTGTTCAATGGCTTTCATGACTTTGCCTAAGCATTCATCGACCGCTTCAACCGCTTTTGTGGTGGCTTCAATCGATCCGGTATGACCAACCATATCTGGGTTTGCGAAGTTCAACACCATGGTGTCATAGTTGTTAGTCAATAACGCTTCAACGACTTTATCGGTGAGTTCATAAGCGCTCATTTCCGGTTTTAAATCGTAGGTTGGTACTTTTGGAGAAGGTACTAAAATACGGGTTGCACCTTTAAGTTCATAATCCGCTCCACCATCGAAGAAGAAGGTGACATGGGCATACTTTTCAGTTTCTGCGGCTCTGATTTGATTGAGACCTGCATTCGCGATGACTTGACCATAAATATTTTTTAAGTCATTGAGTTCAAATGCGATTGGACCTTTCACAGTATATGCATAATGCATCATTGAAACAAAAAATAAGTTGTGTGGGATATGGGATGCATCAAAGGTTGCTTTACCTTCAGCGTAGTATTTGGATACTTCACTTGGGTTAGAAAAAGCGGTTGCGATACGAATCGCTCTATCTGGACGGAAGTTTGCGAAAATGATTGCGTCATTGTCTTCAATTAAGCCTTTTTTATTGACGATGAATGGGACAACAAATTCATCAGTAACGCCATTCGCGTAAGATTCTTCAATACCACAAATTGGGCAGTCTTTTTCTTCGCCTTTACCTAGGGTCATCGCGTCAACTGATTTTTGTAAACGATCCCAGTTGTTGTCGCGGTCCATTGCGTAATAACGGCCATGAACGGTCGCGATACGTGCACCAGCTTCAATCAATTCTTTGACATAACCTAAACCGGATGTTTGAGGGGTATCTCTACCATCTAAGAACGCATGGTAATAGGTTTTTTGTTCTAATCCATGGGTTTTCGCAAGATCCATCAAAGCGATGATGTGTTTTGAAGATGCGTGGACACCACCATCACCAGCTAATCCGAAAATATGTAATTTAGAGTTGAATTTTTTCACATGTGCAATCGCGTCTAAAAACGCTTGGTTTTGGAAAAAGGAACCATCTTTGATTGCGACATTGACACGTGTTAAGGATTGATAAACAACACGTCCAGCCCCTAAGTTCAAATGACCAACTTCACTGTTACCCATTTGACCTTCAGGTAAGCCAACGGCTTCCTCAGAAGCTTGAAGTTTGCTATTTGGATAGTTGGCTAAAAGACCATCCAATGTGGGTTTTTTCGCAAGTGTCACTGAATTCGAATCACTCGCAGGTGCTAACCCTTGACCATCTAAAATAATTAATCCGACAAATTTTTTTGTACTCATGAATATGCCTCATTTCTATTTTTACCAATGTTATTATATAACAATGGCCATCAAAATAGAAATTGAAAGTGTTTACCGATAGAAAAATGTGAAAAACACATCGATATAAGCGTTCTAATATGAATCTTCGAATAGGTATAAAAATAATTGGAATAAACTATTTATGTAATCATTCAAGTGTGTTATAATTTGCATCATAAAGGATGTTGAACTATGACCATTGAACAGTTTGTCCAAAAACAAATAAAGTACCAAACCATTCGCCGTATCGCGGTGATTGTCGCTGTCTTATCACCATTGGGTTTTTTTGCAGGCATTTGGTGGCTTTCTATCCTAATTGTTGTATTAATCATTGCTTGTATTGGTGTATACATGAATTTACAAGAACGCTATACCCAATTGGCATTATCCTTTAAAAAAGATCACCTTAAACAAGCGATTGAATCCCGTTATCCAAATGTTCGATTTGATATGAATAAAGGCTTTTTGCCCATCGATGTTTATGGGTCTAAGTTGATTGAACGTGGCGATATTTTCAAAAGTGAAGACATGCTTCAAGGCAAGATCGGAACTACCCGGTTTAGAACCGCTGATGTGAAGATTCAATTTGAACGTTTGGGCCGTAACGGTCGTCAAATCATCACCCGTTTTAGTGGAAAATATTATGAGATAGAGTTACCATTTATTATCAATAAACCAGTTTATATCGTGAACAACGGGGCAGAAAAGTTTGGTATTAAATTGGGCTTACCAAGGGTAGATTTTGAATACATTGACTTTAACAATGAAGTCGATGTGTATGCTTCTGATACCGAGGCTGCATTTAAATTACTTAAACCAAAAGCAATGGAAAGCATCTTAAAATTACGACAAAAATATGGATCTGTGGCTTTCGCATTTTTCAATAAAACCATGGTGGTAGCGATGGAAGGTCGCAATAGCTTTGAATTCTATATTCACCGAAAAATTGACAAACACTTTTTAGAAACCATCGAACAGGAGATTCAAACATTAATTGATTTATCGACTTCAGTGAAATAGGGGGATGATTATATGAACGCACACGGATATGAAACCAAGAAAAGCCTCTATGAAAGCCTAACTGTATTGGGTTTTGTTTTGGTTGCTTTCGGATTCATCTTATTTACCGCCCAACCAGTCATTGGTTTTATGTTGTTTATCGGTGGTGGCATTCTTTCGGTTGCTATGAGTACAGCATTTAAAAAACTCTCGACACAGTTTAAATATGAATATGTCAAAAAAAGCATCGAAGAGCTCTATCCAACCACAGAATTCAATCCACAAAAGGGATTTTCCAAAGAAGAAGTCTATGATACCTTGGTTTTAAATAAAGAAGACCGATTTGCGAGTGAAGACATGATTGAAGGTACACTATTCAACAGACGTTTTAGATGTGCTGATTTACATCTACAAGATGTTAGAAGTAATGGTAAGTCTACGACAGTGGTCACTGTATTCAGAGGTCGTTTTTATGAAATTGAATTTGATAAAATACTATCAACGCCGGTTTATATTGTTGCCAACCAAGGGATGTTTACTCGATTTACCGGATTTGAAAAGATGGAAATGGAATATGTCGCGTTTAACCAAGCCTTCGATGTGTTTGGACAAGATGCATTACAAACCTTTCGTTTAATCAAACCAAGGTTTATGGAACATGTGATGTCTTTAAAGAATCGATATAAAGGAATTCAGTTTGGTTTTATTGGCAATAAATTATATGTCGCGATTAAAAACGGGGTAGACACCTTTGATTTAAAGATGTTTAAACCGATTGATTATAGTTATTTGAACGAAATCAAAACCGAATTTGAAGACATCAAAATCATGATTGAAACGCTTACAAGTGAATTGTAATTGACTAATGATTATAAATTTTCTATAATGTAGCTGAGTTAATACTTCGGGGCAAGGTGAAATTCCTTGATCGGCGGTAAAGTCCGCGAACCTTTGGGTTGAACTGGTGCAATTCCAGTACCGACAGTATAGTCTGGATGGGAGAAGAAAGAGGTTTTTTAGCCTGTTTTTTGCCGTCACCCTGGAGTGGCGGCATTTTTGTTCATAGGAGGATAATATGAGAACAAATTACAGATTAAAAAAACTCATTTTTATTGCTTCGCTTGCAGCCATTTCAGTCGTTTTCGGTTTAATCGAGATTCCACTCGGTTTACCGTGGCTTAAACTGGATGTAAGCGAAATCGCGATTTTAGTCGCGGCAGTCGTGATTGGGTACAAAGGCGCATTTGGATTGGTCATCCTTAGAGGATTATTCAGACAAGCGTTCCAAGGCCAATTATTTATGCCAACCGAATTGGTTGGCGAAGCCATCGCAATGGTTGCGAGTACGGTATTGTTGTTAACCTATTATGGGTTGTCCAAAGCCATTAAAACCTACCGTAAACCGTTGATTTCTGAAGCAGTTGTTGAACCACAAGCTGTTTCATCTTTAGAGATTTTAGTCATCATCGGTGGTTTAACATTCTCTCTAACCGTGGTTATGATTACCTTAAATATTTTCGTGTTAACACCAATCTATTTAAGTACTTATGATGCGGTGTTCCAATTCTTCGAGTTTGAAACATTCCATTTTACAGCATTCACGTTGTTAAATGATCCGGGTATGGCAAATATATTCGGTGCAGATTTATCGAGTTGGAACCTATATGTTACATATATCGTGGTAAATTATACGTTGTTGAATCTTGCCAAAGGATTCATCACAAGTATGTTATTTTTGCCAATTAAATCGACATTGGAGAAAGTTGAGTTATAATAGAAGTCGAAAAGAGGTGAGCTATGAAGCACTTATTATATGAATTGAAACAGCCATTTCTTAAATCCGATATGAGACGATTTTTGTTTGAAGGATTTCTTGCAAGCATTGTCTTTGGTGGATTTATTGGCGCTTTTGAATTCATTTTAG is from Paracholeplasma manati and encodes:
- a CDS encoding GNAT family N-acetyltransferase → MILFQTANKKTRLSAIELSIRTFKANMGEQFTLLFSHHNRKHMFLALDGQKVVSMVNYYPSRITLNGIQFNVASIGSVCTDTAYRGQNLASKLLINAEQAMIQSSIDFTIISGSGGIYERFGARDVGYNHEYLIPIEQFPKDEKMHIRVYQDSDFEDIYAFYQNESHRYLRTKAEFKQLLKSQTVADTYCTYPVVVIEKERRIVGYVILNHYEDAKDLWVKEFAGNRRTFYNAIQALLTFFKKTEIHLVVSAIDPLNELFSTKPHKIITQEASIKIIHRTDFVSKINHYFSKQKADYELSISGAFYVLKGQQKRHQLNDDELLLLIFSGQNSSEIWHKQEIQSMGFPLPLPWSHNLNYQ
- the gpmI gene encoding 2,3-bisphosphoglycerate-independent phosphoglycerate mutase, which produces MSTKKFVGLIILDGQGLAPASDSNSVTLAKKPTLDGLLANYPNSKLQASEEAVGLPEGQMGNSEVGHLNLGAGRVVYQSLTRVNVAIKDGSFFQNQAFLDAIAHVKKFNSKLHIFGLAGDGGVHASSKHIIALMDLAKTHGLEQKTYYHAFLDGRDTPQTSGLGYVKELIEAGARIATVHGRYYAMDRDNNWDRLQKSVDAMTLGKGEEKDCPICGIEESYANGVTDEFVVPFIVNKKGLIEDNDAIIFANFRPDRAIRIATAFSNPSEVSKYYAEGKATFDASHIPHNLFFVSMMHYAYTVKGPIAFELNDLKNIYGQVIANAGLNQIRAAETEKYAHVTFFFDGGADYELKGATRILVPSPKVPTYDLKPEMSAYELTDKVVEALLTNNYDTMVLNFANPDMVGHTGSIEATTKAVEAVDECLGKVMKAIEQIGGTAIVLADHGNAEKMRDEFGKPHTAHTTNLVPVVVTKKGLKLRDGGALCDVAPTMLDLLGVEQPAEMTGKSLIIK
- a CDS encoding Gfo/Idh/MocA family protein, coding for MITAILLGAGNRGEHAYGPYALQHPDEIQFVGVADANVVRLNSFSKKHNIPQNRQYTDYKDILNEPKMADVCFICLQDRMHYEPALKAIELGYDLFLEKPMAVSATEVIEIFNHAQKYKKNVMVGHVLRYTDFFNAIKQIIVSGEIGEVVTIQHNENVSYWHQAHSYVRGNWRNVETASPMILAKSCHDMDILSWLIQSKPTKVASFGSLSHFKASTMNDVPKRCMDGCPHQETCPYFAPKVYLNAPDWMKLPVSDDISDSAILEALKTGPYGRCVYRCDNDVVDHQVVSIEFENQATASFTMTAFTHENTRTIKVMGTKGEIRGHMDKNTLEVYTFGNERPKRIDLNHSQYGHGGGDQGIMAAFVQLINQKKFDLPSLEISTQAHLLAFMAETARLEGRVVKFDEFTKVKP
- a CDS encoding DUF3137 domain-containing protein, which gives rise to MTIEQFVQKQIKYQTIRRIAVIVAVLSPLGFFAGIWWLSILIVVLIIACIGVYMNLQERYTQLALSFKKDHLKQAIESRYPNVRFDMNKGFLPIDVYGSKLIERGDIFKSEDMLQGKIGTTRFRTADVKIQFERLGRNGRQIITRFSGKYYEIELPFIINKPVYIVNNGAEKFGIKLGLPRVDFEYIDFNNEVDVYASDTEAAFKLLKPKAMESILKLRQKYGSVAFAFFNKTMVVAMEGRNSFEFYIHRKIDKHFLETIEQEIQTLIDLSTSVK
- a CDS encoding LemA family protein, which encodes MGSKGIILGLAGFISLLIVITGITLMVGYNRLVDLDESINGRMAQIDNRLQERTDKIDQLVDVVEGYTAVEQSIFTMITEARTSYAAAKLAGDPDGMAEADALQVEAINALLAIVEDNPEIKSNQVYISLMIEISSMESALSTARLRYNESVETYNRSARQFPRVLFVQMFNFDTSKTYWKINDGAGEVPDINFGD
- a CDS encoding alpha-amylase family glycosyl hydrolase; the encoded protein is MSKLLKLREALVANKPNYPLNYAIPEMFNLFGHSSLSILNNGEHLVNPYDFLVDLIDQVLLKHYESHEVASLSQLKEAKIAKKHMGGDWILKSTVYSMMIRTSTTWDHDRNGYVDENNIYHLKETGTFIKTLALLPLLDKMGVDAIYLLPISKFSLKNKKGELGSPYGVSNFFELDPSLADPMVGEALSLDDQFQALVEAAHTLGMRVMIDIIPRTNATESDLIIDHPDWFYWIKSSDLAVYNPPYVDEINDRTVSPTMKYMPTVYKSKKVLEHIRRFQFDPKTQNKELWAKLKKEYARKGGSILELVDKHFGLTIAPAFSDHINDIQPPWTDVTFFRMYLDHPIETSKFLEDKNVAPYILFDTIKSNLYPGHKPNKELWDTLANIIPHYQKTYGIDGARIDMGHALPKELVNQIIKTAREVDPDFAFIAEELNVDNAKFARGLGYNMIIGNGFSMQPHIWEGKLHHFYYKSVDLDCAVFACGETHDTPRLAARDGGQNLSKFLTVMNMFMPNGVPFINSGQEVYERQPMNTGIDPRPNELYMLPADDPFYMKLALFDKFALHYLNHMHNDIPDNLARVKPIRKKYINVITDKKNYIPISFLEGYNPVGFAYEAKDEVLIIVGNANPFDAQHVKIDLRPIRKRFDLNQNEGRILYAMHESGPRMFYEFDENQNPYFFMGAGEVKILVLQKNKSK
- a CDS encoding TPM domain-containing protein — translated: MKRLWKWLFISAFSLLLVSCKQNKYPDPTFRYYVNDYAESLMQYTERLITAQNRYLYEEYGDIQIVYATFLVQDVSEIADYDRVEIFEQWAPGNKDTDMGLLVLIFVNEYVDDGITYQDILEVQMEPGYGLEEYLTPTEMNMMRENYFYADIHYGIIDMKLMQFQYELLNLLYDKVYGEEPLPYDMDEFYDDMMDAPYVHEDTGSTDILGLILSILSINGLNIGSGWGIALIVVLLGFGGGFTVIKIRGGGGGSGGRGI
- a CDS encoding YolD-like family protein, translated to MSKYVDRGIIKWSPFDGLAGFNDMFTELRNRLTRMDKPILLDDRLEELDLALQNASENNQQVLIEYYYDGHVRYTEGTILKIDRIHHRILMDTKQTLGIEDILNIHEIQAE
- a CDS encoding prephenate dehydratase is translated as MKKIAMLGPKNTYSEVAAKVYQNHTKTTYTFSYQKRIADVFEAMNTDTIGIIPIENTLEGYVQQHLDYLLEYPTYTITQELRLDVAFTCISHVPLASIETLYVQYATKNQCQKFIAKLDGVNLVVTDSNSQSYEAYLKDYSSAVIIPNHIYEEGMAPYDYVNITDESHNQTRFWIIESKERLDATYEDYKMAMVFTPRVDRPGLLLSIVEAFAKAEINLISIMSRPTKKAMGTYHFFIELECKLSQVSQIKTILKTLSTAMDVRLLGIFPDLSA
- a CDS encoding DUF3137 domain-containing protein, encoding MNAHGYETKKSLYESLTVLGFVLVAFGFILFTAQPVIGFMLFIGGGILSVAMSTAFKKLSTQFKYEYVKKSIEELYPTTEFNPQKGFSKEEVYDTLVLNKEDRFASEDMIEGTLFNRRFRCADLHLQDVRSNGKSTTVVTVFRGRFYEIEFDKILSTPVYIVANQGMFTRFTGFEKMEMEYVAFNQAFDVFGQDALQTFRLIKPRFMEHVMSLKNRYKGIQFGFIGNKLYVAIKNGVDTFDLKMFKPIDYSYLNEIKTEFEDIKIMIETLTSEL